From [Clostridium] symbiosum, a single genomic window includes:
- a CDS encoding GntR family transcriptional regulator has product MGRKKELKKDQDDDLMEIREPEEGKKETLVDIICRNIRRDIIVGELTPGEKVMAKELAERYGTSETPVKLALNRMISEEVVENFPRQGMVIKPITISDAEEIFDLRLMMDLYYTKQIIEAVKVNKTLRRELEQNIEEHEEIMKKFIDTNDVELFLQDYNHDYEFHRIYLKCSGNQKLVGMYKRINPFIYSNYIFRRQSKEKDMAGLEEHKAIFNAIVDGDEERLRECIRIHMQNAIKSITVIMKCERIK; this is encoded by the coding sequence ATGGGAAGAAAAAAGGAGTTAAAGAAAGATCAGGATGATGACCTTATGGAAATCAGGGAACCGGAGGAAGGGAAGAAAGAGACACTGGTGGATATTATCTGCAGGAACATCCGCAGGGATATTATAGTAGGCGAGCTTACCCCCGGAGAAAAGGTAATGGCGAAGGAACTGGCTGAGAGGTACGGTACATCGGAAACACCGGTAAAGCTGGCGCTGAACCGCATGATTTCAGAGGAAGTTGTAGAAAATTTCCCCAGGCAGGGAATGGTAATCAAGCCCATTACAATCTCTGATGCGGAAGAGATATTCGATCTGCGCTTAATGATGGATCTCTATTATACAAAACAGATTATTGAGGCGGTGAAGGTCAATAAGACACTGCGCAGGGAACTGGAGCAGAATATTGAGGAACATGAAGAGATAATGAAAAAGTTTATCGACACAAACGACGTGGAACTGTTTCTCCAGGATTACAACCATGACTATGAATTTCACAGAATATATCTGAAGTGTTCCGGCAATCAAAAGCTGGTGGGGATGTATAAGCGGATCAATCCGTTTATCTATTCCAATTACATTTTCCGCCGTCAGTCGAAGGAGAAGGATATGGCGGGCCTGGAGGAACACAAGGCGATTTTCAATGCAATTGTGGATGGGGATGAGGAACGCCTGAGAGAGTGTATCAGAATACATATGCAAAATGCAATAAAGTCAATTACGGTAATTATGAAGTGCGAAAGAATTAAATAA
- a CDS encoding FGGY family carbohydrate kinase yields the protein MKILVLESSTSSAKAMLYDTDKKQSFVRTRPYPGMFDNATVHNAQTVFEETLSVARELLDGRTDVDMISLGGTWHSLCLMDSEMNPMTPVLPWCYTGASGLCREIRQEQDYVRSYYHKTGCMVNAIYPFFKLRMFKNMGFDLSQYIAAGQNVYNTYRMTGRKAATECVASGTGLMNIYTKQYEPDLLRELGITEDSLPEIVPYDRIYPLTKEAASYLGLKEGTPVIPSNSDGGLNQIGVGALKKGVMTFSVGTSGAIRLTTSKPIIPDEPSTWCYLSPKSWMSGAATSGACNCIDWFKEKFAKAESYANLETGFNTDSESPVFLPFVFGERCPGWNDDRHGVFENLSASSTVQDLYRAVQEGVLFNLFQCYETLTAVNGVPEHIKLSGGILNSPRWTQMCADIFEKDMEVDKLAQSSLMGGVVLAMELAGEINSVEDFRVEPVSVIKPNPHRGEIYRKRYQNYLECYRTFIK from the coding sequence ATGAAAATACTGGTTTTGGAATCATCGACATCGTCGGCAAAAGCAATGCTTTATGATACAGATAAAAAGCAGTCTTTTGTAAGGACGAGACCGTATCCGGGAATGTTTGATAATGCAACCGTTCACAATGCTCAGACTGTTTTTGAAGAGACTCTGTCAGTTGCCAGAGAACTGCTGGATGGCCGTACGGACGTTGACATGATATCACTTGGGGGAACATGGCATTCTCTTTGCCTGATGGATTCGGAGATGAATCCCATGACACCGGTGCTTCCATGGTGCTATACTGGAGCTTCCGGTCTATGCAGGGAAATCAGGCAGGAGCAGGATTATGTCCGCAGTTATTACCATAAGACGGGATGCATGGTAAATGCAATTTATCCGTTTTTTAAACTTCGGATGTTTAAGAACATGGGATTTGACTTAAGCCAATATATAGCGGCGGGACAGAATGTATACAATACATACAGAATGACGGGCAGGAAAGCTGCGACGGAATGTGTGGCTTCGGGAACAGGCCTGATGAACATTTATACGAAGCAATATGAACCGGATTTATTGCGGGAGCTGGGAATTACCGAAGATTCCCTGCCGGAGATTGTACCTTATGACAGAATATATCCCCTGACGAAAGAAGCCGCATCTTATCTGGGACTGAAGGAAGGGACGCCCGTGATTCCATCCAATTCGGACGGCGGGTTAAACCAGATTGGGGTCGGCGCCCTGAAAAAGGGTGTTATGACATTCTCAGTGGGAACCAGCGGAGCTATCCGCCTGACTACATCAAAGCCGATTATTCCGGACGAGCCTTCTACATGGTGTTACTTATCACCAAAGTCATGGATGTCGGGTGCAGCTACCTCGGGGGCCTGCAATTGTATCGACTGGTTCAAAGAGAAATTTGCAAAAGCGGAGTCATATGCGAACCTGGAGACGGGATTTAATACAGACAGCGAATCACCCGTATTTCTGCCGTTTGTGTTTGGGGAACGGTGTCCGGGATGGAATGATGACAGGCATGGTGTGTTTGAGAATCTCAGTGCTTCCAGCACGGTTCAGGATTTATACAGGGCGGTGCAGGAAGGAGTTTTATTCAATCTATTTCAATGCTATGAGACACTGACGGCGGTCAACGGTGTGCCGGAACATATTAAACTGTCCGGAGGAATACTCAATTCGCCGCGCTGGACACAGATGTGCGCCGATATTTTTGAAAAAGATATGGAAGTGGATAAGCTGGCTCAAAGCTCTCTGATGGGAGGCGTGGTTCTTGCCATGGAATTGGCCGGAGAGATAAACAGTGTTGAAGATTTCAGGGTGGAGCCGGTTTCGGTGATTAAACCGAATCCGCACCGTGGGGAAATCTACAGAAAGCGATATCAGAATTATTTGGAATGTTACCGAACATTTATCAAATAA